A single region of the Paroceanicella profunda genome encodes:
- a CDS encoding heavy metal translocating P-type ATPase — protein MTRESQHEWRVTGMDCGACAAKVRGAVAALPGVGAVDVALMAERLSLTLDETLTPRAGVERAVRRLGYGIGPRGAAPQKPARGFVMPADAAPSGPDHAAALPDPQPAPPVATQGHASGPGPSVPPDAGRKPAPAQRPAPAPATGQPAGPAHHDPHAAGETPAGTVAQGPALAHPGRQPGAHARGHAGAPADTRGTAPAETGLAMPPPAPAATAGDSPAGAPGASAAPAGPDADPARHSTPKARLLLGTGALLALAWAVDLAVGGRVAQAGFMLATLIGLAPVARRAGQMAAARMPFTIEMLMTIAATGALVIGAAQEAALVVFLFALGETLEGLAAGRARSGIRALAALVPRTARVVVGSTIRDLPAESLAIGHLVQVRPGDRIPADGTVATGISAVDESPVTGESLPRPVSPGDTVFAGAINTGAELRIRVSTSFEDNTISRILRLVEEAGSARAPTERFIDRFSRVYMPAVVGAALLVAVLPPLLAGAPWETWVYRGLALLLIGCPCALVISVPASIASALSTGARHGLLLKGGAVLEATAGVTCVAFDKTGTLTEGRPRIVALRGIAQEETGLLATAAAVEAGASHPLGRAILARAEAEGCVLPPATGAAALPGRGARATIDGQDWTVGSPDLAAQHGLVDPATRAWISATEETGATVVAVFTQSRLAGLIALRDEPRADAATAVADLRRMGITPVMLSGDTPRTAQAIAQRIGLAARAGLLPQDKVTAIRDLAAATPGARVMMVGDGINDAPALATAQVGLAMGSGTDVALETADGALLRDRVGDVVIQIRLARATMANIHQNVAIALGLKGVFLVTTLLGVTGLWPAILADTGATVLVTLNALRLLRFSEPRRPA, from the coding sequence ATGACACGGGAAAGCCAGCACGAATGGCGGGTGACGGGGATGGATTGCGGGGCCTGCGCGGCGAAGGTGCGCGGGGCGGTGGCGGCGCTGCCGGGCGTCGGCGCCGTGGACGTGGCGCTGATGGCCGAGCGCCTGAGCCTCACCCTCGACGAAACTCTCACCCCGCGCGCAGGCGTGGAACGCGCCGTGCGCCGTCTCGGCTACGGCATCGGCCCGCGCGGCGCGGCCCCGCAGAAGCCGGCGCGCGGCTTCGTGATGCCGGCGGATGCCGCCCCCTCCGGCCCGGACCACGCCGCCGCCCTGCCGGACCCGCAGCCCGCACCCCCCGTCGCCACGCAGGGCCATGCCTCCGGGCCCGGCCCTTCGGTTCCGCCTGACGCGGGCCGGAAGCCCGCGCCTGCGCAGCGCCCCGCCCCCGCCCCTGCAACCGGCCAGCCGGCCGGGCCTGCGCACCATGATCCCCATGCCGCCGGGGAGACACCCGCCGGCACGGTCGCGCAGGGTCCCGCCCTTGCCCACCCAGGCCGACAGCCGGGCGCGCATGCGCGCGGCCACGCCGGTGCCCCGGCGGACACCCGCGGCACAGCCCCTGCGGAGACCGGCCTCGCCATGCCTCCGCCCGCTCCCGCAGCAACAGCAGGGGACAGCCCCGCCGGAGCGCCCGGCGCATCGGCCGCGCCCGCAGGCCCGGACGCCGATCCGGCCAGGCACAGCACGCCGAAGGCGCGGCTGCTGCTGGGCACCGGGGCGCTGCTGGCGCTGGCCTGGGCGGTGGATCTCGCCGTGGGCGGCAGGGTGGCACAGGCGGGTTTCATGCTCGCCACGCTGATCGGGCTCGCTCCCGTGGCCCGGCGCGCCGGGCAGATGGCGGCGGCCCGGATGCCCTTCACCATCGAGATGCTGATGACCATCGCGGCCACCGGTGCCCTGGTCATCGGCGCCGCGCAGGAGGCGGCGCTGGTGGTGTTCCTCTTCGCACTCGGGGAGACGCTGGAAGGTCTCGCCGCCGGGCGGGCGCGCAGCGGCATCCGCGCGCTCGCCGCGCTGGTGCCCAGGACCGCGCGTGTCGTCGTCGGCAGCACGATCCGAGACCTGCCGGCGGAGAGCCTCGCCATCGGCCATCTCGTTCAGGTCCGCCCCGGAGACCGGATCCCCGCCGACGGCACGGTGGCCACCGGCATCTCCGCGGTGGACGAGAGCCCGGTCACCGGCGAAAGCCTGCCGCGCCCCGTCTCCCCCGGAGACACGGTCTTCGCCGGGGCGATCAACACCGGCGCGGAGCTGCGCATCCGGGTGAGCACGTCCTTCGAGGACAACACGATCTCGCGCATCCTGCGGCTGGTGGAGGAGGCAGGCAGCGCCCGCGCCCCCACCGAGCGGTTCATCGACCGGTTCAGCCGCGTCTACATGCCCGCCGTCGTGGGCGCGGCGCTGCTGGTCGCGGTGCTGCCGCCGCTGCTGGCCGGGGCGCCCTGGGAGACATGGGTCTACCGCGGCCTCGCGCTGTTGCTGATCGGCTGCCCCTGCGCGCTGGTGATCTCGGTGCCCGCCTCCATCGCCTCGGCGCTCTCCACCGGCGCGCGGCACGGGCTGCTGTTGAAGGGCGGCGCGGTGCTGGAGGCCACGGCGGGGGTCACTTGCGTGGCCTTCGACAAGACCGGTACCCTCACCGAGGGCCGGCCGCGCATCGTCGCACTGCGCGGCATCGCGCAGGAGGAAACCGGGCTGCTCGCCACCGCCGCCGCGGTGGAGGCCGGCGCGAGCCACCCGCTCGGCCGGGCCATTCTGGCGCGCGCCGAGGCGGAAGGCTGCGTCCTCCCTCCCGCCACCGGCGCCGCCGCCCTGCCCGGCCGGGGTGCGCGCGCCACCATCGACGGGCAGGACTGGACCGTGGGGTCCCCCGACCTCGCCGCGCAGCACGGCCTCGTCGACCCCGCCACCCGCGCCTGGATCTCCGCCACGGAGGAGACGGGCGCCACCGTGGTCGCGGTGTTCACGCAGAGCCGCCTCGCCGGGCTGATCGCCCTGCGTGACGAGCCCCGCGCCGACGCCGCCACCGCCGTCGCCGACCTGCGGCGCATGGGCATCACCCCGGTGATGCTGAGCGGCGACACCCCCCGCACCGCGCAGGCCATCGCGCAGCGCATCGGCCTCGCCGCCCGCGCCGGCCTCCTGCCGCAAGACAAGGTCACCGCGATCCGCGACCTCGCCGCCGCCACGCCGGGCGCCCGAGTGATGATGGTGGGCGACGGCATCAACGACGCCCCCGCCCTGGCCACCGCGCAGGTGGGGCTCGCCATGGGCTCGGGCACCGACGTGGCGCTGGAGACCGCGGACGGCGCCCTGCTGCGCGACCGGGTGGGCGACGTGGTCATCCAGATCCGCCTCGCCCGGGCCACGATGGCGAACATCCACCAGAATGTCGCCATCGCGCTGGGGCTGAAGGGCGTGTTCCTGGTGACCACGCTGCTGGGGGTGACCGGCCTGTGGCCCGCCATTCTGGCGGACACCGGCGCCACGGTGCTGGTAACCCTCAACGCCCTGCGCCTGCTCCGCTTCTCCGAGCCGCGCCGGCCGGCCTGA
- a CDS encoding MerR family transcriptional regulator, translating to MHTIGTLARRTGTRVQTIRYYEQVGLMPEPGRTAGGQRRYGDGDLDRLSFIRHARQLGFSLEAIRELIDLADHPGRDCSDVDSIARRQLREVERRLARLEALRLELQRMVRECHGGSTSDCRVLEVLRDHSECLTDHEPGTL from the coding sequence ATGCACACGATCGGCACGCTGGCGCGGCGCACGGGCACCCGGGTGCAGACCATCCGCTACTACGAGCAGGTGGGGCTGATGCCCGAACCGGGGCGGACCGCGGGCGGCCAGCGGCGCTATGGCGACGGGGATCTCGACCGGCTGTCCTTCATCCGCCACGCCCGGCAGCTGGGCTTTTCGCTGGAGGCGATCCGCGAGCTGATCGACCTCGCCGACCATCCGGGCCGCGATTGTTCGGACGTGGATTCCATCGCGCGGCGGCAGTTGCGCGAGGTCGAGCGCCGCCTGGCGCGCCTCGAGGCCCTGCGGCTGGAACTGCAGCGGATGGTGCGGGAGTGCCACGGCGGCTCGACCTCCGACTGCCGCGTGCTGGAAGTGCTGCGCGACCATTCCGAATGCCTGACCGACCATGAGCCCGGAACGCTCTGA
- a CDS encoding Crp/Fnr family transcriptional regulator: MTMRDLDAALAFAATRGWFSTLAADTREKLSGIARLQRFAAREIVFSFGDPADGVFGLVEGSFEITIPRADGLGISAYRADPGHWIGDPVRFDGQTRLVTLIAAGPARALFLPDPDLRALLADDPDLLGEFCRLNHLNTALALRLLANLVSPPSEARIALHLLMQDEARAPGARDIGLSQGRLAEGVALSAPTVERVLRRMQEKGMIDLCCGRIRILDRDALRALSGR; this comes from the coding sequence ATGACGATGAGGGATCTTGATGCCGCCCTGGCCTTCGCCGCGACGCGGGGCTGGTTTTCGACGCTTGCCGCGGATACCCGCGAAAAACTCTCCGGAATCGCGCGTTTGCAACGGTTTGCGGCCCGCGAGATCGTCTTCAGCTTCGGCGATCCCGCGGATGGGGTGTTCGGCCTCGTCGAGGGATCGTTCGAGATCACCATCCCCCGGGCGGACGGTCTCGGGATCTCCGCCTACAGGGCCGACCCGGGGCATTGGATCGGCGACCCGGTGCGGTTCGACGGGCAGACCCGGCTGGTCACCCTCATCGCCGCCGGGCCCGCGCGCGCGCTGTTCCTGCCGGACCCAGACCTGCGCGCCCTGCTGGCCGATGACCCGGACCTGCTCGGGGAATTCTGCAGGCTGAACCACCTGAACACCGCGCTGGCGCTGCGGTTGCTTGCCAACCTCGTCAGCCCGCCTTCGGAGGCCCGGATTGCCCTGCACCTGCTGATGCAGGACGAGGCGCGGGCGCCGGGCGCGCGCGACATCGGGCTGTCGCAGGGCAGGCTCGCCGAGGGCGTGGCCCTGTCCGCCCCGACCGTGGAGCGGGTGCTCCGGCGGATGCAGGAGAAGGGCATGATCGATCTGTGCTGTGGCCGCATCCGGATCCTCGACCGCGACGCGCTGCGCGCACTCAGCGGGCGCTGA
- a CDS encoding LysR family transcriptional regulator, with protein sequence MKLDGISAFVATIEAGSISGAARRLGLAKSVVSERLVELERTLGARLVQRTTRRLSLTSDGESFLPRARRILAEVAEAAAEITERSGSIAGPLRLSAPVSFGVLHLSTAICAFLADHPEIDLTLDLDDRFVDVAADGYDAVIRHGPVLDTRLVARRLAVTRRTLVAAPAYLERSGTPRSPADLQAHCGILYSNRDGDWRFSGEAGWTVVRPRSCLRVNNGLFMRHATLAGHGIALLPTFFTYEDVAAGRLVQIDIGSQAEGAELFLCYPLQRTSSARVHALYESLRRQIGDPPCWDA encoded by the coding sequence GTGAAGCTCGACGGGATTTCAGCCTTCGTCGCGACGATCGAGGCCGGGTCGATCAGCGGGGCGGCGCGCCGGCTGGGCCTGGCCAAGTCGGTCGTCAGCGAGCGCCTCGTGGAACTGGAACGCACGCTCGGCGCGCGGCTGGTCCAGCGCACCACGCGCCGGCTGTCGCTGACCTCCGACGGCGAGAGCTTCCTGCCCCGCGCCCGGCGCATCCTGGCCGAGGTGGCCGAGGCCGCCGCCGAGATCACGGAGCGCAGCGGGTCCATCGCCGGGCCGTTGCGCCTGTCGGCCCCGGTGAGCTTCGGCGTGCTCCACCTGAGCACCGCGATCTGCGCCTTCCTGGCAGACCACCCGGAGATCGACCTCACGCTGGACCTCGACGACCGCTTCGTCGACGTGGCCGCCGACGGCTACGACGCGGTGATCCGGCACGGGCCGGTGCTCGACACCCGGCTGGTCGCCCGGCGCCTTGCAGTCACCCGGCGCACCCTCGTCGCCGCGCCGGCCTATCTGGAGCGCTCCGGCACCCCACGCAGCCCCGCCGACCTGCAGGCACATTGCGGCATCCTCTACAGCAACCGCGACGGGGACTGGCGCTTCTCCGGCGAGGCGGGCTGGACGGTGGTCCGGCCCCGGAGCTGCCTGCGCGTGAACAACGGCCTGTTCATGCGCCACGCCACGCTGGCGGGCCACGGCATCGCCCTGTTGCCCACCTTCTTCACCTATGAGGACGTGGCGGCGGGGCGACTGGTGCAGATCGACATCGGATCACAGGCCGAAGGCGCCGAGCTCTTCCTGTGCTACCCGTTGCAGCGCACCTCCTCCGCCCGGGTGCACGCGCTCTACGAAAGCCTGCGACGCCAGATCGGCGACCCGCCCTGCTGGGACGCGTGA
- a CDS encoding alpha/beta fold hydrolase, with the protein MLRPLMFTLGLAAAAPALAQVRPFPPSFDARDIATNATTLHVRVGGSGPAVVLLHGYGETGDMWSPLAEDLARDHTVIVPDLRGLGLSARPAGGYDKKTQGEDIAGVLDALGVGEVDLVAHDIGNMVGFAFAAEHRDRVKRLVLMDAPLPGVGPWEEILKNPLLWHFRFGGPDMERLVAGRERIYLDRFWNEFSATPAKFTEASREHYAALYALPGAMHAGFEQFKAFDQDALDNQAFLAEGKLAMPVLAVGGDHSFGSGMADVVRFAATDVQGLVIGDAGHWLMEEQPDATVAAVRAFLDEAR; encoded by the coding sequence ATGCTTCGACCCCTCATGTTCACCCTGGGCCTCGCGGCCGCGGCACCCGCACTGGCGCAGGTCCGGCCGTTTCCGCCCAGCTTCGACGCGCGTGACATCGCCACGAACGCAACGACGCTGCATGTGCGCGTCGGCGGCAGCGGCCCGGCGGTGGTGCTGCTGCACGGCTATGGCGAGACCGGCGACATGTGGTCCCCGCTCGCGGAGGACCTCGCCCGTGACCACACCGTGATCGTGCCCGATCTGCGCGGGCTCGGCCTGTCGGCCCGCCCGGCGGGCGGCTACGACAAGAAGACCCAGGGCGAGGACATCGCCGGCGTGCTGGACGCGCTCGGCGTCGGCGAGGTGGATCTCGTCGCGCATGACATCGGCAACATGGTGGGCTTCGCCTTCGCGGCGGAGCACCGCGACCGGGTGAAGCGCCTGGTGCTGATGGACGCGCCGCTGCCCGGAGTGGGCCCCTGGGAGGAGATCCTGAAGAACCCGCTCCTGTGGCACTTCCGCTTCGGCGGGCCGGACATGGAGCGGCTGGTGGCGGGGCGTGAGCGCATCTACCTTGACCGGTTCTGGAACGAGTTCTCCGCCACGCCGGCGAAGTTCACCGAAGCCTCGCGCGAGCATTACGCCGCGCTCTACGCGCTGCCCGGGGCCATGCACGCGGGGTTCGAGCAGTTCAAGGCCTTCGACCAGGACGCGCTGGACAACCAGGCCTTCCTGGCTGAGGGCAAGCTCGCCATGCCGGTGCTGGCGGTGGGCGGAGACCATTCCTTCGGCTCCGGAATGGCGGATGTCGTGCGGTTCGCGGCGACGGACGTGCAGGGTCTGGTGATCGGAGACGCCGGCCACTGGCTGATGGAAGAGCAGCCCGACGCCACGGTCGCGGCCGTCCGGGCCTTCCTGGACGAGGCCCGCTGA
- a CDS encoding MarR family winged helix-turn-helix transcriptional regulator yields MTRDTPAPAEPDIHRISRALGRLRVLTGRRVISRVAIANVAPGAELSFIDVLTLVPGCDPGATASPDSAAAPVAAPFDGATPPAAGGGGAAVSAEGAGIAPGGAGLSAPAGPEAATDCPGTTVGAVARAMRIDPSRASRLISEMVARGLLARVASPSDARSSLVVRTELGERLHAEMRSVKHRLIGEALDGWPPEMVASFAEQFECFIDLWGARIDAIGDG; encoded by the coding sequence ATGACGCGTGACACGCCAGCCCCTGCCGAACCCGACATCCACCGCATCTCGCGCGCACTGGGGCGCCTGCGCGTGCTCACGGGGCGGCGGGTGATCAGCCGGGTCGCGATCGCCAACGTTGCCCCCGGCGCCGAGCTCTCCTTCATCGACGTGCTCACCCTGGTGCCGGGCTGCGACCCCGGGGCGACCGCCTCACCGGACAGCGCAGCGGCGCCCGTTGCGGCCCCGTTCGACGGCGCGACACCCCCGGCCGCCGGCGGGGGCGGCGCGGCGGTCTCCGCCGAGGGTGCGGGCATTGCGCCCGGCGGGGCCGGGCTTTCGGCGCCTGCCGGCCCGGAAGCCGCCACGGACTGCCCGGGAACCACGGTCGGCGCGGTGGCGCGGGCGATGCGCATCGACCCGTCGCGCGCCAGCCGGCTGATCTCGGAAATGGTGGCGCGCGGCCTGCTGGCCCGCGTGGCCTCGCCCAGCGACGCGCGCTCCAGCCTGGTGGTGCGCACCGAACTGGGCGAGCGCCTGCATGCCGAGATGCGCAGCGTGAAACACCGGCTCATCGGCGAGGCGCTGGACGGCTGGCCCCCGGAAATGGTTGCCAGTTTCGCCGAGCAGTTCGAGTGTTTCATCGACCTCTGGGGCGCACGGATCGACGCCATCGGCGACGGCTGA